One genomic segment of Candidatus Eisenbacteria bacterium includes these proteins:
- a CDS encoding HD domain-containing protein: MDEISKKIETGNLGQTLPTGVHKIGRWIQHAGGRMVIVGGCLRDLLLDRAIHDWDLATDLPPDQLRRAVPKSFDVGARFGTLLIPADGEIFEVTTFRRESDYSDFRHPDSVEFTMELSEDLNRRDFTMNAMAWDPTAPQNLIDPHDGRTDLSHRVIRAVGEPKDRIREDALRILRAVRFAVQLDFSIEPCTLNAMSESAALVDHLSSERIRDELNKILLSPKPSTGFLLLKQIDVLRRILPEIAECDGITQNRFHAYDVFEHTLAATDAAAQDHLIVRLATLFHDIGKPATRTVEEDVHFYGHQFVSAQKAGAIMNRLRYSNEERRKVKHLIRHHMFFFQTEWTDSAVRRFVRDVGMENIPDLFELRKADTAGSGKRRANASRKLQELWDRIQEVLEKDNAFSVRDLAIDGNDIMRELGVTPGRVIGDALHHLLELVLEDPELNTPESLIRELKEWYARNKHPEATG; this comes from the coding sequence ATGGATGAGATCAGTAAAAAAATAGAAACCGGAAATCTCGGCCAGACCCTCCCCACCGGCGTGCATAAGATCGGCCGCTGGATCCAACATGCCGGCGGGCGGATGGTTATCGTCGGCGGTTGCCTCCGGGACCTCTTGCTGGACCGGGCGATTCATGACTGGGATCTCGCCACCGATCTGCCCCCTGATCAACTCCGGCGCGCGGTTCCCAAATCTTTTGATGTGGGCGCCCGCTTCGGAACCCTTCTCATCCCAGCTGATGGAGAGATCTTTGAGGTGACGACTTTCCGCCGTGAGAGCGATTACTCCGATTTCAGACACCCCGATTCTGTCGAGTTCACCATGGAGCTCTCTGAAGATCTCAATCGCCGCGATTTTACAATGAACGCCATGGCATGGGATCCCACCGCGCCTCAAAACCTGATCGATCCTCACGACGGCCGAACCGATCTGAGCCACCGGGTCATTCGCGCGGTCGGCGAGCCGAAAGATCGTATCCGCGAGGACGCCCTGCGCATCCTGCGCGCCGTCCGCTTCGCCGTGCAGTTGGATTTCTCTATTGAACCTTGTACATTAAACGCCATGTCGGAATCAGCGGCCCTCGTCGATCACCTCTCCTCAGAAAGAATCCGGGACGAGCTCAACAAGATTCTGCTGTCGCCCAAACCATCGACCGGTTTTCTTCTGCTGAAACAGATCGACGTTCTGAGGCGGATTCTCCCCGAGATCGCCGAGTGTGACGGCATCACGCAGAACCGCTTCCATGCCTACGATGTTTTTGAACACACCCTGGCGGCAACCGACGCCGCAGCCCAGGATCATCTTATCGTTCGCCTTGCGACCCTCTTTCATGATATCGGGAAACCGGCGACCCGCACTGTTGAAGAGGATGTCCATTTTTACGGGCATCAATTTGTCAGCGCCCAAAAGGCGGGCGCCATCATGAATCGCCTGCGTTACAGCAATGAAGAACGCCGGAAGGTCAAACACTTGATCCGGCACCATATGTTCTTCTTCCAAACGGAGTGGACCGACTCGGCGGTGCGAAGATTTGTGCGGGATGTGGGGATGGAGAACATTCCCGATCTTTTTGAACTGCGAAAGGCCGATACGGCCGGAAGCGGCAAGCGAAGGGCCAATGCGTCCCGAAAACTGCAAGAGCTCTGGGATCGCATTCAGGAAGTTCTCGAAAAGGACAATGCCTTCAGCGTGCGGGATCTCGCCATTGACGGAAATGATATCATGCGGGAACTCGGCGTCACTCCGGGCCGGGTCATAGGAGACGCTCTTCACCACCTCTTGGAACTTGTACTTGAGGATCCCGAATTAAATACTCCGGAATCACTGATCCGTGAGTTGAAGGAATGGTACGCGAGGAATAAACACCCGGAGGCTACCGGCTGA
- a CDS encoding ABC transporter substrate-binding protein: protein MRERMQATHKLIFSAIRNPVRAGRLHLFAALLIIGLLGCDSPEQTKTEETASVVNFLHGGTLRIIHNEPGSLDPMEVDDVYESGITNNIYDGLVRLNESCQLQPHLAGTWIVSPNGREYQFELRPDVRFSDGTPFCALDVVVTLASILSPLKSCQPFAETYIEMIEGSKAFRRGEAPWPSGLLAPDSLTVNIRLEEPLATFLLALTMDQVRIVRWKERIDLIPNGLKSLTGYVSQEILDSAYTNKLGKDPERMFLPGTGPFIPVEWIPLDHVTLIRNPDYWGGEPGVDSLLFIIRQSWSAEEILRLFRNREVEMTFVPRGKEEEMRRDYGARIDVGHELSFSFIGFRMDRPPFDQVLFRRAMAHAINVEKLAALDPEFAQAASGILPPGMPGYSPEIQRLPFNPEAARSNLAQLGYSPANPVPACTLFTTPSSDPEQPFDLSIQEDLAAVGIPLVIEYVEWTELDEGAVDGKLGLFSFGWVADLPDPDSFFYFLFHTQGDNNLFSFSDPVVDELIEEARTSRGAERWEIYRRLEGIILAKAPIIPLRNTSQLTAWQPYVMGVRPSPMGPQMMPLERIHLIPKEQALEAICKKDRP from the coding sequence ATGCGGGAAAGAATGCAAGCAACACACAAACTTATATTTTCGGCCATCCGTAATCCCGTCCGAGCCGGGCGCCTGCATCTCTTTGCAGCCCTCCTCATCATTGGCCTGCTGGGGTGTGATTCCCCGGAACAGACAAAGACGGAAGAGACGGCGTCGGTTGTGAACTTTCTTCACGGCGGGACCCTTCGCATTATCCACAATGAGCCGGGGAGTCTCGATCCCATGGAAGTGGATGATGTCTACGAGTCGGGAATCACAAACAATATCTACGATGGATTGGTCAGGCTCAATGAGTCCTGCCAGCTTCAGCCGCATCTGGCGGGGACGTGGATTGTTTCGCCGAACGGCAGGGAGTATCAATTCGAATTGCGGCCGGATGTGCGCTTCTCCGATGGAACGCCGTTCTGTGCCCTCGATGTTGTGGTGACCCTCGCATCCATTCTTTCACCCCTGAAGAGCTGCCAGCCCTTTGCGGAAACTTATATAGAGATGATTGAGGGAAGCAAAGCGTTCCGCCGCGGGGAGGCGCCGTGGCCCTCCGGGCTTCTGGCCCCCGATTCCTTGACGGTCAATATCAGGCTTGAAGAACCCCTGGCGACATTTCTTCTCGCCCTGACGATGGATCAAGTCCGCATTGTTCGCTGGAAAGAGCGGATCGATCTGATACCGAACGGACTGAAGTCGTTGACCGGTTATGTCTCCCAGGAGATATTGGACAGCGCTTATACAAATAAGCTGGGGAAGGATCCTGAACGGATGTTCTTGCCGGGTACCGGTCCTTTCATCCCCGTCGAATGGATCCCATTGGATCATGTTACGCTGATCCGGAACCCGGATTATTGGGGAGGGGAACCGGGCGTTGACAGCCTCCTCTTTATCATTCGGCAGAGTTGGAGCGCGGAAGAGATTCTGCGTCTTTTCCGGAATAGAGAAGTCGAGATGACCTTTGTCCCGCGGGGCAAAGAGGAAGAGATGAGAAGAGATTACGGGGCTCGGATTGATGTGGGACATGAGTTGAGTTTCTCTTTTATTGGATTCCGAATGGATCGGCCGCCTTTTGACCAGGTTCTTTTCAGAAGGGCGATGGCGCATGCCATCAATGTCGAGAAACTGGCCGCCCTCGATCCGGAATTTGCTCAGGCCGCCAGCGGTATCCTTCCGCCGGGCATGCCCGGATATAGCCCGGAGATCCAAAGGCTCCCCTTTAATCCGGAAGCGGCGCGGTCGAACCTTGCACAATTAGGATATAGCCCGGCGAATCCCGTTCCCGCTTGCACCCTCTTTACAACACCTTCATCAGACCCGGAACAGCCGTTTGACCTTTCAATACAAGAAGATTTGGCGGCCGTCGGTATTCCCCTGGTGATCGAATATGTAGAATGGACGGAACTGGATGAAGGGGCGGTCGATGGGAAGCTGGGATTATTCAGCTTCGGCTGGGTTGCGGATTTGCCTGATCCCGATTCTTTCTTCTATTTCCTCTTTCACACCCAGGGCGATAACAATCTTTTCTCCTTCTCCGACCCGGTTGTCGATGAGCTGATCGAGGAGGCCCGGACGAGCCGGGGGGCCGAGCGTTGGGAGATTTACCGGCGTTTGGAGGGGATTATCCTCGCCAAGGCGCCGATCATTCCTTTGCGAAACACCTCACAGCTCACCGCCTGGCAACCTTATGTCATGGGTGTGCGCCCCAGTCCGATGGGTCCTCAAATGATGCCGCTCGAACGGATCCATCTGATCCCCAAGGAGCAGGCTTTGGAAGCTATTTGTAAAAAGGACCGGCCATGA
- a CDS encoding glycosyltransferase family 39 protein — protein sequence MRRSIGLLEAIPLLGLVLAYLILKCYSLHPTVTDDWIYAYLARRMGEGAWPYRDYFFAHPPVHLLVIVPIMKIFGFSITAVRVIPALASLASGFFLWALIRRDGGRVAGWIGMASFLFAYDVLRSSSHVTGANLSLVFLLGGTLALRNTRWITAGILLGLASLVALYTIPVIGILLLLTAYLRKPGWRRSWIAFGVLFLGLQLLVALPAPGNYLDQVYLYHQMKKKNIRRTEETIYRAAANHEIPASALPIAVGGFIALGGIGWRGRSRNEKKKLKHSSAQQKPKHHGILNPEGLNGHRVSKSLAAVFLVALAQLLFFLRLPEVYAYYLLIPYAILAAALGLGIAAWWEVMKGLISWKDGSKPGKKIRFHLPADRLPMVLMGILVTVGGLTLIKIIRPTAEGNHADGRTIEYKWRASVLPSFLDNAVHKYIWADQRIVGQKASVARLYLWHEARGLEYLDEISTELRRRIPEDACLIGDSMLAPLVALAAGRRIIDDEADTNTKRFRSGAESMDRFISRIDRESLQAIVFMEGVFLDSFPAFRAWREKNFVVAGVWDEGPGRKMTLAVRGG from the coding sequence ATGAGACGGTCTATCGGTCTGCTTGAGGCCATTCCCCTTCTCGGCTTAGTCCTCGCCTATCTGATTCTTAAATGCTACTCCCTTCATCCGACCGTGACCGACGATTGGATCTATGCTTATCTGGCGCGGCGGATGGGGGAGGGGGCCTGGCCGTACCGCGATTATTTCTTTGCGCATCCTCCCGTTCATTTGCTCGTCATCGTCCCCATCATGAAAATCTTCGGTTTTAGCATCACGGCGGTCAGGGTCATTCCCGCGCTCGCGAGCCTGGCCTCGGGGTTTTTCCTGTGGGCATTGATCCGCCGGGACGGCGGACGAGTGGCCGGGTGGATCGGCATGGCGTCCTTTTTGTTCGCCTATGATGTTCTCCGGTCGAGCAGTCATGTGACAGGGGCGAACCTCTCCCTGGTCTTTCTGCTGGGCGGGACCTTGGCATTGCGTAACACCCGCTGGATCACGGCCGGCATTCTCCTCGGTCTGGCTTCCCTTGTCGCGCTTTATACAATTCCTGTTATCGGTATACTCCTGCTTCTCACAGCCTATCTCCGGAAGCCGGGCTGGAGGCGCAGTTGGATCGCCTTTGGCGTCCTCTTTCTCGGTCTTCAATTGCTTGTCGCCCTTCCGGCGCCCGGCAACTATCTCGACCAAGTTTATCTTTATCACCAGATGAAAAAAAAGAATATCCGGAGGACGGAAGAGACAATCTACCGCGCCGCCGCGAATCATGAGATACCGGCATCGGCCCTCCCGATCGCGGTGGGCGGGTTTATCGCCCTCGGCGGAATCGGTTGGCGCGGCCGATCCAGGAATGAAAAGAAGAAGCTCAAACATTCGAGTGCTCAACAGAAACCGAAGCATCATGGAATCCTGAATCCCGAAGGATTGAACGGCCACCGGGTTTCAAAATCGCTGGCCGCCGTCTTTCTCGTAGCATTGGCGCAGCTGCTTTTCTTTCTGCGATTACCGGAAGTCTATGCTTACTACCTTCTCATACCCTATGCGATCCTGGCCGCGGCCCTCGGACTGGGGATCGCCGCCTGGTGGGAGGTGATGAAGGGTCTCATCTCATGGAAGGACGGTTCCAAACCGGGGAAGAAGATAAGATTCCACCTCCCGGCGGACCGGCTTCCGATGGTTCTTATGGGAATCCTGGTGACGGTTGGAGGCCTGACGCTGATAAAAATCATCCGCCCGACGGCGGAAGGAAACCATGCCGACGGGAGGACGATTGAATACAAGTGGCGTGCTTCGGTGCTGCCCTCTTTTCTAGACAACGCCGTTCATAAATATATATGGGCGGATCAGAGAATCGTCGGACAAAAAGCCTCGGTCGCCCGGCTCTATTTATGGCATGAAGCCCGCGGGTTGGAATATCTCGATGAGATTTCCACCGAACTCCGGCGCAGGATACCCGAGGATGCATGCCTCATCGGCGATTCGATGTTGGCGCCGCTTGTCGCCTTGGCGGCCGGCCGTCGGATTATCGATGATGAAGCGGATACGAATACGAAGCGTTTCCGCTCGGGCGCGGAATCGATGGATAGGTTCATATCGAGAATCGATAGAGAGTCCCTGCAGGCGATTGTCTTTATGGAGGGAGTGTTCCTGGACAGCTTTCCGGCCTTCCGGGCCTGGCGCGAGAAGAATTTCGTGGTCGCCGGTGTTTGGGACGAAGGTCCCGGCAGAAAGATGACCCTCGCCGTCCGGGGAGGGTAG
- a CDS encoding HAMP domain-containing protein has protein sequence MSALNGTSRSFVPLNRRFTMAFAMVILGLVGLMALLIEFQHRSTIRSESRARTMAIARSIAGSAATSLVAYDYIALQQIADGAHRQDPLILYVIIHDKEGRVAGHSTHPESVGRLLQDSRSIRARATTEPLIQEGKGEIKESSASILEVDLPVRPDGPAGVRWGTVRVGLSLESFHREIAFVRRLLIAQALLGLLLGVFAGHILSRRITRPIKKLVEASRNLAEGRWDSTLKIETGDEIGILATAFSEAAGKLTQKEKELLDAQDELQKLNAGLEETVSLRTEELMASRKLYQLLVENAPDSFVLVQDEKIIFANKAFEELFGPWERDTPVHAKPIADVFHPSRRGEMSGVLKKALQSDEAFLSETQGVSASGAPLELEIRGRKVSYQNETALEFILVDITNRRRLLRQLVQSERLRAMGEVTTMVAHNFNNVLAIMLARSQFLRMRIKEESLQKSLIAIEQAAQKGAEIVRRIQEFYGEEVDLKFTEISVNTTLRDVVVFVENYWQVSRGESWHSIQVELDLQPTPFVWGAEPLLQDAFKRILLNSAEAMPEGGQIRIHSGAVNDQVIIRIQDNGSGMPPEVLRRAFDPFFTTKGSRLRGLGLPAAMGVVQRHRGRLELQSEPNQGTLVVITLPAARLHQNLVGRTNEPPAADSSNAA, from the coding sequence ATGAGCGCGCTGAATGGAACATCACGGTCTTTTGTCCCGTTGAACCGGCGCTTCACCATGGCTTTCGCCATGGTCATTCTCGGCCTCGTCGGTTTGATGGCTCTGCTGATCGAATTCCAACACCGCAGCACGATTCGAAGTGAATCACGGGCCCGAACAATGGCCATCGCGCGATCGATTGCGGGATCGGCGGCGACATCATTGGTGGCGTACGACTATATCGCTCTTCAACAAATCGCCGACGGCGCGCATCGTCAGGATCCACTCATTCTCTATGTCATTATTCATGACAAAGAAGGCCGGGTCGCCGGTCATAGCACCCATCCGGAATCGGTCGGCCGTTTGTTACAGGATTCCCGATCGATCCGGGCGCGGGCCACCACCGAACCCCTGATCCAGGAGGGGAAAGGTGAGATCAAGGAGAGCTCCGCCAGCATTCTTGAGGTTGATCTGCCCGTTCGTCCCGACGGCCCGGCCGGGGTGCGATGGGGTACGGTCCGCGTCGGTCTCAGCTTGGAGTCGTTCCACCGCGAGATCGCCTTTGTCCGACGGTTGTTGATCGCTCAAGCCCTTCTGGGTCTCCTGCTCGGTGTTTTCGCCGGCCACATTCTATCGAGGCGTATCACAAGACCGATTAAGAAACTTGTTGAGGCGAGCCGGAATCTTGCCGAGGGACGCTGGGATTCAACGCTGAAAATCGAAACCGGGGATGAGATCGGGATTCTGGCCACTGCTTTCTCTGAGGCGGCCGGCAAACTGACGCAGAAAGAGAAAGAACTTCTGGATGCGCAGGATGAACTCCAAAAACTCAACGCCGGATTGGAGGAAACGGTCAGCCTGAGGACCGAAGAGTTGATGGCTTCCCGCAAGCTCTACCAGCTCCTGGTCGAGAACGCGCCGGATTCGTTTGTCTTGGTTCAGGACGAAAAGATCATCTTTGCCAACAAGGCTTTTGAAGAACTCTTCGGGCCATGGGAGCGGGATACGCCCGTGCATGCAAAACCCATAGCAGATGTCTTCCATCCCAGCCGCCGGGGTGAGATGAGTGGCGTTCTCAAAAAGGCCCTGCAAAGCGATGAGGCGTTTCTGAGCGAGACGCAGGGCGTCAGCGCATCGGGTGCGCCGCTCGAGTTGGAGATTCGTGGAAGGAAGGTCTCTTATCAGAATGAAACGGCTTTGGAATTTATCTTAGTCGACATCACGAATCGAAGACGGTTGTTGCGGCAACTGGTTCAGTCGGAAAGATTGCGGGCGATGGGAGAGGTGACGACCATGGTCGCGCACAACTTTAACAATGTGCTCGCCATCATGCTTGCCCGCTCACAGTTTCTCCGGATGCGGATCAAGGAAGAATCGCTTCAGAAGAGCCTGATCGCCATTGAACAAGCCGCACAGAAAGGCGCCGAAATTGTTCGCCGGATTCAGGAATTCTATGGCGAGGAGGTCGATCTTAAATTCACGGAAATTAGTGTCAACACGACGCTGCGTGATGTTGTCGTTTTTGTTGAAAATTACTGGCAGGTTTCGAGGGGTGAGAGCTGGCATTCCATCCAGGTTGAATTGGATCTGCAGCCGACTCCTTTTGTTTGGGGCGCCGAGCCGCTGCTTCAAGACGCATTCAAACGTATTCTATTGAACTCCGCCGAAGCGATGCCGGAAGGCGGGCAGATTCGAATCCACAGCGGTGCGGTGAACGATCAGGTCATTATCAGGATACAGGATAACGGTTCCGGTATGCCGCCGGAGGTCCTCCGGCGGGCCTTCGATCCCTTCTTTACGACCAAAGGCTCCCGTTTGAGAGGTCTTGGCTTGCCCGCGGCGATGGGTGTCGTCCAGCGTCACCGAGGCCGCCTCGAATTGCAGAGCGAACCCAATCAGGGCACCCTTGTCGTGATTACCCTTCCCGCCGCGCGTCTGCATCAGAATCTGGTCGGACGGACAAACGAGCCACCCGCCGCAGATTCATCAAACGCCGCTTAA
- a CDS encoding NAD+ synthase: MGMRLALAQLNPIVGDLEGNARNIIHYMTLANDNQADLIIFPELVLTGYPPEDLLLRPSFLRDAMIEFESIRRSAPPLFTCLGLPRTTPQGIHNSAALFYGAEFLDFYDKCTLPNYSVFDEKRYFSTSVRCPVYQWERWRIGINICEDLWVRGGVPMVQAETGEAQMLINISASPYHMGKSEFREQLLRHRASQYGVYLICANQVGGQDELVFDGSSLVISPRGEVLARARIFDEDLLYIDLPAAPMDRERLSPPDDHFVEPGGKGLEYLEEHLYLDRVELPAALITSLQQKAQKAALKPRIEPFPAINASIYKALLLGLRDYVRKNGFERVVIGLSGGIDSALTATLAVDALGAGAVTGLAMPSPYSSAASLEDARELCRRLKIRLDVLSIHSLFQSYRETLEIPFKGLPEDVTEENIQARIRGNLLMAYSNKFSALVLATGNKSEFAVGYCTLYGDMAGGFAVLKDVFKTRVFELSRWRNSLGPDDGPIPENTMVRPPSAELRKDQIDQDTLPAYSQLDAILQLMVEEDLSPKEISAKGFDPVTVSKVFRWVDGNEYKRRQAPPGVKLTPRAFGKDRRYPLTNRYRPQFR; this comes from the coding sequence ATGGGGATGCGGCTGGCGCTCGCACAGTTGAATCCGATCGTGGGCGACTTGGAGGGCAATGCCCGCAACATAATACATTATATGACGTTAGCCAATGACAATCAGGCCGATTTGATTATCTTCCCGGAACTGGTGCTCACCGGATACCCCCCGGAGGACCTGCTGCTCAGACCCTCCTTTCTCCGGGATGCGATGATAGAGTTTGAGTCGATCCGCCGGTCGGCGCCCCCTCTATTCACCTGCCTGGGGCTCCCCCGAACCACCCCTCAGGGGATCCACAATTCAGCCGCTCTCTTCTACGGCGCGGAGTTTCTCGACTTTTATGACAAATGCACGCTGCCCAATTACAGCGTTTTCGACGAGAAGAGATATTTTTCCACGTCGGTTCGCTGTCCGGTTTATCAATGGGAACGCTGGCGGATAGGAATCAACATCTGTGAAGATCTTTGGGTGCGGGGGGGCGTCCCCATGGTTCAAGCTGAGACCGGCGAGGCCCAGATGCTGATCAATATTTCCGCGTCCCCCTACCACATGGGAAAGAGCGAATTCCGGGAGCAGCTTCTTCGCCACCGCGCCAGTCAATACGGCGTCTACCTCATCTGCGCCAACCAGGTCGGCGGCCAGGACGAGTTGGTCTTTGACGGCAGCTCCCTCGTGATCTCACCACGGGGTGAAGTTCTCGCACGGGCGCGGATATTTGATGAGGATCTTCTCTATATTGATCTCCCCGCAGCGCCCATGGACCGGGAACGGCTCTCCCCACCGGATGATCATTTTGTTGAACCGGGTGGGAAAGGCCTGGAGTATCTTGAGGAACATCTTTACCTTGATCGCGTCGAACTACCGGCCGCCCTCATCACTTCCCTTCAACAAAAAGCTCAGAAGGCCGCTTTAAAACCCAGGATCGAGCCCTTCCCTGCGATCAACGCTTCCATCTATAAAGCCCTCCTGCTCGGTCTCAGAGATTACGTTCGGAAAAACGGCTTTGAGCGCGTCGTGATCGGTCTCAGCGGCGGCATCGATTCCGCGCTGACGGCGACATTGGCCGTCGACGCCCTGGGCGCCGGCGCCGTGACCGGTTTGGCCATGCCTTCACCCTACTCCTCGGCTGCCAGTCTCGAGGATGCGCGTGAACTCTGCCGCCGTCTGAAGATCCGCTTGGATGTCTTGTCGATCCACTCCCTATTTCAATCCTATCGTGAAACCCTGGAGATCCCCTTCAAAGGTCTTCCTGAAGATGTCACCGAGGAAAACATCCAGGCCCGCATCCGGGGTAATCTCCTGATGGCCTATTCGAACAAGTTTTCAGCGCTTGTCCTTGCCACCGGAAACAAAAGTGAATTCGCTGTCGGCTATTGTACATTGTATGGAGACATGGCCGGAGGTTTTGCGGTTCTTAAAGATGTTTTCAAAACGAGGGTTTTTGAGCTTTCAAGATGGCGCAACTCATTGGGCCCGGACGATGGGCCCATCCCCGAAAATACGATGGTCCGGCCGCCCAGCGCGGAACTCCGGAAGGATCAGATCGATCAGGATACCCTGCCGGCCTATAGTCAGCTTGATGCCATCCTGCAGTTGATGGTTGAAGAGGATCTCAGCCCCAAAGAGATCTCCGCCAAGGGATTTGATCCTGTGACGGTCTCCAAAGTCTTCAGATGGGTGGATGGCAATGAATACAAGCGCCGCCAGGCGCCGCCGGGCGTCAAACTGACACCCCGGGCCTTCGGGAAGGACCGCCGGTACCCGCTGACCAACCGGTACCGGCCGCAATTCAGGTAG
- the nfi gene encoding deoxyribonuclease V (cleaves DNA at apurinic or apyrimidinic sites) translates to MKPRFAHPWNLSTPEAVKIQERLRQEVSLEGSLKGDSFLVAGLDVATNGHRFHSAAGEILYAAVVLLDWPSGEMLEEVYASLGARFPYIPGLLSFREIPVLQQALEQLSRIPDLIVCDGQGIAHPRRFGLACHLGVLYDIPSLGIAKSLLCGAVREPDRRRGGHSPIRLGTETVGYAVRTRDNVRPVYVSPGHRLSLQESLRLTLALHGGFRIPRPTRLADQKVKQFKNSQPRSGDG, encoded by the coding sequence ATGAAACCGCGATTCGCCCATCCATGGAATCTCAGCACGCCTGAAGCGGTGAAAATCCAGGAGCGATTAAGACAAGAGGTTTCATTAGAAGGATCTCTGAAGGGTGATTCGTTTCTTGTCGCCGGTTTGGATGTCGCCACGAACGGCCACCGGTTTCATAGCGCGGCGGGTGAAATCTTGTACGCCGCTGTTGTTCTGCTGGATTGGCCGTCGGGTGAGATGCTGGAAGAGGTGTATGCGTCACTGGGCGCTCGCTTCCCCTATATTCCGGGGCTGCTTTCGTTCCGCGAAATACCCGTTCTTCAGCAGGCCCTTGAACAACTCTCTAGGATACCCGACCTGATCGTTTGTGACGGCCAGGGCATCGCCCACCCGCGGCGATTCGGTCTGGCCTGCCATTTGGGAGTCCTCTATGACATTCCCTCCTTGGGAATCGCCAAAAGCCTCCTCTGCGGCGCCGTTAGAGAACCGGACCGCCGGAGAGGCGGCCACAGCCCGATACGACTGGGGACTGAGACCGTCGGTTATGCGGTGAGAACACGGGATAATGTCCGCCCCGTTTATGTATCACCGGGGCATCGTCTCAGCCTCCAGGAATCGCTTCGTTTGACCCTTGCCCTTCATGGCGGTTTTCGCATACCGCGACCAACCCGTCTTGCGGATCAGAAGGTCAAGCAGTTTAAAAATTCTCAGCCGAGGTCCGGAGATGGATGA